In Rhizobium sp. 11515TR, the DNA window CTTTTGTCGACGCAAGCCCAAGAAATCGAGACGAGCTGGTCGTTGGCGAGTTCGATCTCGCCGGCCTGCTCGCACGCATCCTCCATGCCGTCAAGGCAACAAAGGCAAAGCGCATTGTGCTCGACTCGCTGACGCAGCTTTTCGACCACTTTGTCGCAGATCCGACGACGGTGCGCCGGGAATTGTTGCGCACAGCGACAGCGCTCAAGAAAGAAGGGCTGACGGTCCTTATGACCGCAGAGCGCAACAGTGAATACGGCGACATTTCTCGCCATCGTATCGAGGAATTCGTTGCAGACAATGTTGTCATCTTACGCAATGCCCTCGAGCGAGAACGCCGTCGGCGAACGATCGAGGTTCTGAAGATGCGCGGCAGTCGGCATGTCGAAGGCGAAGTGCCGATCACGCTGGTCGAGAACCAGGGGATTGTCGCAGTCCCGCTCTCGTCGCTGCGGCTTGAGCAGCAATCGAGCACCAAGCGGGTAACGAGCGGCATTGCCGAGCTTGACGGAATGACGAGTGGCGGCTTCTTCCGCGACAGTGTTACCCTGGTGAGCGGCGCGACGGGAACTGGAAAGACACTGCTGGTGACGAACTTTCTCGCCGGCGGTGTGGCGGCTGGCGAGCGTGCACTGCTGGTCGGCTATGAAGAAAGTCGTGGGCAGTTGTTTCGTAATGCACGCGGCTGGGGCGTCGACTTCGAAGCGATGGAGGAGGATGGAAAGCTCAAGGTGGTTTGCCTTTATCCGGAGGCACAGAGCCTTCCGGATCATCTATTGATGATCCGGGAATTGGTCGAGGAATTCAAGCCTGACAGGTTTGCGGTTGACAGCCTTTCGGCATTGGAACGCATCGCGCCTGACACAGGTTTTCGGGAGTTTCTCATCAGTCTCACGTCCTTTATCAAGAAGCGCGAGATCGCCGGCCTTTGCACCGCAACGAACAAATCGCTTGTCGGCGGCCAGAGCGCTAGCGAACAGCATATCTCGACGTTGACAGACTCGATCATTCTTCTGCGCTATATCCAGGAGGTGGCATGAAGATGCCGCGCCCGTTGAGAGAACGGATCATTGAGATGCAGGTGATGATGGAGGGACAGTCACACTTCCAGCCTTTCGGCGTACCTTATTGGGGTCGGCAAGATCTCAACAAGGGAGTTGGAAGCATGACTGCCTCTTATGAATATCATATCGGGGTCGACTACCACAAATCCTACAGCCATCTGGTGGTGCAGGATTCGGTTGGCAAGACGCTGCGCTCTGGCCGGGTGAAGAACGATCGTCAGTCGCTGGGTGGCTTTCTGGAACGCTACCGCGAGAACTCGCATGCGGTTGTCGAGGCGACGCGCAACTGGATGGTGATCTACGACTGGCTCGACGACATTTGTGATGATGTCGTTCTCGCCCATCCGCTGAAGGTGAAGGCGATCGCCGACGCCAAGATCAAGACGGACAAGATCGACGCGACGGTGCTGGCGCATCTGCTTCGAGCCGATCTGGTTCCGGAGGCCTGGGCTCCGAGCGACAAGGCCCGAGAGCTGCGTGTCGCCCTGCGCGAGCGGATGTTTTACGTGCGGCTGCGCACGATGGTGAAGAACCGCATCGTCACGGTGTTCGATCGCTATCCGGAGCAGACGGCGCAGCTGAAGAAGCTCGGCGACCTGTTCGGCAAGGCTGGCCGCGTCCAGCTGGCTCAGGTGAAGGTCTCGGAGATCGACCGCATCCAGATCGACCGTGGTCTCGACTTCATCGGCGACATCGACGTGCGCATCAAGCAATCGGAAGCAACGATCCGGGCGATGACCAGGGCCAATGGCAATGTGAAGCTGTTGAAGACGATCCCCGGTATCGGCGAGTTCTTCGCTCGGCTGATCGATGCGGAGATCGACGACATCAAGCGGTTCCGCAATCCGAAGAAGCTTGCCGCCTATGCCGGCCTGGTGCCGTCGACCTATTCGAGCGGCGGGAAGACCTTCCACGGCAAGATCATACGGCAAGGCAACAAGTGGCTGCGCTGGGCCTTCGTCGAGGCGGTTACGCCCGCCATTGTCACCGATCCGCAGCTTCGCGCCCAATACGAGCATCTGAAGCTCAGAGGAGTAAACAAGGCGCGCGTCGCGATCGCGCGCAAGCTTTTGACGATCGCCTTCCAGATCCTGCGTGACCAGCGCGCTTACGAGCCGCGTGGCGAAAGCACCACGGAAGGCGCGTCGACGATATCCCGGCTGTCCTGATGACAAACTAGCGAGCCCGGCAGGACTGGGCTGCGCTCTTCCAGGAGAATGGGAAACCGGGAGCCGAACGCCACTCTGTGACCGAAGCCGCGAAGGCATCAGGGTCACGCATTGGAGATTGGTTCGAGAACCGAAGGACACCTTTGTCCTGCGGAGGAGAAGTTTTAGCCGATCGGCGAAGTTGCCGGTCAAAGAACAACCGAACCCAAGGAAAGCACGCAAACGCTGGTGTTTTACCCCTTGTGTTCTTTCATTGGAGGTTGACATGATGCACCGCGGTCTGATGGTCTTGAAGATGCGTGGCAGCGAGCATGACAAGCAGATCCGTCGTTTCACCATCGACAGTTCGGGCATGCATCTTGGAGAGGCGTTCGGCGGCGCACCGGACGTGTTCGGTGATGCGGTCGTGTCGGAGCATCGCCATGAATAATGGGGACGACGCGCGGAATGCCACAGAGGCTGGGGATATGGCCACCGACGAGCACCGGGCCGGCATTAGCCAACTCAGCTTCCAGCGTCTCGTTGAAACCATCGCGGACGGCGTTCTTGTCGTCGACCTAGCAGGAGATGTCCTCTACGCCAACCCAGCGGCAGGGCAGATCTTCGGTCAGCCGACGGAAAAGCTAGTGCATGTTCCACTTGGACGACCCGTGGTATCCGGCGAGGCGACCGAACTCACAGTGCAGGCCAAGTGGGCCGCCCGCTGAAGTAGAAATGCGGGTGGTGGAACTCGGCTGGGACGGACATGCAGCATTGCTTGCCAGCTTGCGTGACGTATCGGCACAACGCGCGGCCGACGAACGCCGGCGTCAGTCGCAGAAGATGGAGGCGATCGGACGGCTCGCGGCGGGTATCATTCACGACTTCAATAATCTTCTGGCCGTCTTCGACTCGGGTGTGAAACTTCTCGAAAGGCAGCTCGAACAAGATCCGACACATCCGAACGTCAAACTGCTGCTCGATCAGCTGCGAAAACGCATTGGAAATGGCGGTGCCCTGACCCAGCAACTGCTTGCATTCTCTCGACGCCAAACTCTTGCTCCAGAAACGATCGATATCAATGAACGTATCGAATCCCTCACTCGTCTCTTGGAGCAAACACTTGGAAGCGGGGTGAAAGTCCGTCGGAATTTGGGCGCGGATCCGAATGAAGTACACATTGACGCAAACCAGCTTGATGTTGCCCTTCTCAACCTTGCGGTCAATGCACGTGACGCGATGGCGGGTCACGGCACGCTTTCGATCGAGACGAGCAATGCCATTGATGAGCGGGGGGACCTCGATACCGCGGCCACATCGTTCGTGCGAATTACCGTCCGTGACGATGGCTGCGGCATGTCGCAGGAAACCGTCGCGCAAGTGTTCGAGCCGTTCTTCACAACCAAGCCCGAGGGTGAAGGCACCGGCCTGGGACTCAGCCAAGTCTACGGTTTCGTCCATCAGTCAGGTGGACATGTACGCATCGATAGTAAATTGGGCGAAGGTACCAGTATCCATCTTTTTCTGCCATACGCTGCGGATGGCGGCGATTAGGTGTGCTGGACTTTTGCCATCGAGAGGTTGAATGGCGGAAGAATTTCCAAATAGAACGGATATTGGCCTCTACTGGAAACCAAACGGAGCCGGTCGGCCTGGATTCCAGACCAAAATTCCGGTGATTGGCAGTTTTACGTGGCGCAACGACTAATTGGATGGGCAACCTGTATTGTTCGCGGCATAGCACAAGAAATCATGAGAGCTACAAAACGATAACCAAGTGCCAATATTCGTTTCATCGCCCACCGGGCCAGTGAGATAACTAATGCCGCATACCGCTGGAATAACCTAATATCGACGATACCTTCGACTGGACCGGATCGAGATTTCCGTCGCTTGTCCGAGTTTGCACACTCTTAAACCCGCGATGCGCATTATCATTTCTCTCACGCTTGTTTCAGGCAGGCCTCAAGAGCGAGAGACTGCGGGCTTCAAGTTTCAAGAATTTCTTGTCGGCGCCGCCCCGATCCTGCCCATCAGGATGGGATGTCGACAGCTCCAGCGCCCAGCGTTTGTCATCCGGTAAGGTAAAGTCGACATCACCATCATGAGGATTGAAAAGGACTAGAACATCATCCCAGCCCTCTTCGAAGGGTTGCTCACGCGACAGGCGCAAGCCGATCGCCGTGTTCGCTTCATCGTCCCATTGGTCGTCAGTCTGCCCTCCGCCGCTCGGATTGAGCCAGGTGACGATCAAACCGTCACGCCAATTTTCCCGTTTGAGAATGGAATGTGCCTGACGCAAGGCGATCAGGCGTTTGACGAAATTGTAAAGCGCTTCGGCGCTGCCATATCGATCGTCCCAATGCAGCCAGCTGAGTTCGTTGTCCTGACAGTAGCCATTGTTGTTGCCCATCTGGCTACGGCCGGATTCATCACCCGCCAGCAGCATAGGCGCACCATGTGAGAGAAAGAGGGTTGCGAGAAAATTGCGCTTCTGGCGCTCTCGAACGGTATTGATGGCTTCATCATCTGTCGGACCTTCAGCGCCGTAATTGTAGCTGCGGTTATCATTGTGGCCGTCATTGTTGTCTTCGCCATTGGCCTCATTATGCTTCTCGTTATAGGAAACGAGATCATTGAGCGTGAAGCCATCGTGGGCGGCGATGAAATTGACGCTCGCCCATGGGCGGCGGCCGCGAAGATCATAAACATCGCCCGACCCTAGGATACGGGCGGCAAAATCCCTTGTCATGCCGGGAGTGCCCTTCCAGTAATCTCGGACCGTATCGCGATATTTGTCATTCCATTCTGCCCAGCCCGGCGGAAATCCCCCCACTTGATAACCGCCGGGGCCAATGTCCCAAGGCTCGCCGACAAGTTTGACTTTGGCAAGCACCGGATCCTGGCCGACCGCATCGAAGAAGCCGCTGCGCTGATCGAAACCCTGCGGTTCACGGCCAAGAATAGTGCCGAGATCGAAACGAAAGCCATCGACATGCATTTCTTCGACCCAATAGCGAAGTGAGTCCGTCACCATTTGCAGCACGCGCGGATGCGACGTGTTGATTGTGTTGCCGGTGCCGGTGTCGTTGATGTAGTAGCGGGGCTGATCCGGCAGGGTGCGGTAATAGGAGAAATTGTCGATGCCTTTGAATGAAAGGGTCGGACCGAGTTCATTGCCCTCCGCGGTATGATTGTAGACGACATCGAGGATGACCTCGATACCGGCATCGTGGAAGGCACGCACCATCTCGCGAAAGCCTTCAAGGCCTTTCGGCCCGTAATAACGCGTTGCCGGCGCGAAGAAGGCAAGACTGTTGTAGCCCCAATAGTTGCGCAAGCCCTTGTCGAGCAAATGACTGTCATCGGGAAAGAAATGAATGGGAAGGAGCTCGATCGAGGTGATGCCGAGGCTCTTGATGTAATCGACGACGACCCCGTGCCCCAGGCCGTCAAACGTGCCACGCAACGGCTCTGGAATTGCCGGATGCAGCATGGTCATTCCCTTGACATGCGCCTCATAGAAAATTGTCTCAGGCCACGCTACCGACGGCCGTTTATCCGGCGCTTCATTCTTGAGCTCGACCACACGGCATTTCGGCATCTGTCCGGCGCTATCGGTCTCATCGAAGGAAAGATCCTTTTGCTCGTCATCCAGACGATAGGCGAACTGGGCTTGCGACCATTCGATGTTGCCCACAAGCTCACGGGCATAGGGATCGACGAGCAATTTATTCGCATTGAAGCGATGACCATTTAGGGGATCGAACGGGCCGTGCACGCGGTAGCCATACAAGGCACCCGGCTTCAATCCAGGCACATAGCCATGCCAGATTTCATGGGTATATTCCGGCAGGGCGATCCGCTCGATCTCCTGCTTTCCGCTTTCGTCGAAAAGGCAGAGCTCCACCTTTTCCGCATAGGCGCTGAAAAGTGCGAAATTGACACCCTCTCCGTCATAATTCGCTCCCAGGCGCGTGAAATCTCCAGGCTCGATCGCATGCCTCTTGCCGCCTTCCGTCATGGAATCCTCGTGTTCGTTGCTGCGCAGCAGAAACACCCCGTGAAGCGCTTTGTTCCGGCCTTGAAGTCTGACTACCCATGCATCGACGCCAGGATCGTCACCGATCTCCCATGAGAAGCGATAGGGAATGATCGGCAAACAGCTGCGCTGCCAGAAGATTGCCGGCTGAAGAAGGCTTGTCCGTCAGGAGATCGTATAGCGGCGCGTTGAGCTCTCGCGGCATCGTCACAGCGGTGTCTTTCCAGAAATCTGATGAAGGCATATCGACCAGGCGCGGCACGATCGTAATCGCTATCTCACGCTCATGAACGCGCGCGAAAGCCACGAGATTGGATGCTCGTGCCCCGCTGGTTTCCAAGGGCACATATTCGCCCTCGAGAAAAAGCAAGGGATGTTGATTACGATAGCGTAGCACCTTACGGATGACGTGCCGTTTCAAGGAAGCCGCATCCGATGCAAGGGGACCGGCTGCTCCCGTGTCAGTCCATAGATGGCCGACCGGTCTTCGATTGTCCGGATCGACCAAGCTGAAATCAAGTCCCTCGGTCCCCTGATAGATATCGGGAATACCGGGAGCCGTGAGCTTGATCAGCAACTGCGACAGGCTGTTGCGGAAACCAAGTTCCATGAAAGGGCGCAGCATCCGGTCGAAATCACGGATGAAGTCCTGATTATCCTCCGAAAACAAAGCGGCGGCATAGGCCTGGACCGCATGCTCATAGGAAGGATTTTCATCCATCCAATCCGTCCGGAGCTTGGCTTCACGGATCGATTTCAAGGCATAGGCGCAAAACCGTTCCTTCAGTGCATTCCGATCGGCCCTCTCGAGGTCCTGCGGCCAGATGCCGGCAAGCGTCTGATAAAGCATCCATTCGATATTGGGCTCAGGTGCAGGTCCATCGGCAAGGCTGGAACGAAGAGGAGAATTCATGTTGCGCCATCGCTCGACACCGGCAATCCAGGCATCAGGATCCTGCGTCAGGCCGTAGAGGCGGGCGCGGGCGTCTTCTCCCCGCTTGGTATCATGCGTCGAGGTCGCGGAAAGGCCGCGGCGTTGTCGCCGAAATCGATCGGTCATGGATTGATGAAAGGCCGCCACCGAGCCCGGCGGCATATGCGGCTCGCCTCCGACCTCGTTCAGTGCGATCAGGCGGTTATATCGATAAAACAGCGTGTCCTCGACTGCCTTTGCCATGATCGGACCGCTGAGCTGCTGGAATCTGGCTCGAAACTCCAGGGCTTCGGCTGCAGCAACATCCCCTTTCAGAAGGCGGCCGAGGGCATCGAGGGCATCAACGGTCGGCAATCGGCTTCGGGCCTTCTCGCAGGCACTCTCGATGACCGCCACGTCATCGGACGATGCAGCTCTCCGATAGCCGTAGGTACGGTAAACCGGGAAGGCGACCAGCAGCTCGCGAAGCGCCGCCGCTATTTCCTCCGCGTCGCAATCGGGAAAAATCGAACATGCCAGTATCGTCAGACGCCTCGTCTCGCCGGCGAAATTGCGCTCGACCATCAACAGCTTCGCCCTGCGCAAACCTGCGGCAAAGTCAGCATCCTCCTCGCTGACGGACCTGTAGGCTTCATCCAGCTTGCGCAATCCCTCCTCGTTCACGAAGAGATCGGCCATGGCGGCGATGAATTCGTAGCCGGTCGTTCCCGACACCGGCCAATCCGCCGGCAGCGTCTCGCCACGGGCAAGGATTTTCTCGACTACGATGAACGTGTCCGGGCCGACGGCCTGCCGCAAATGCTCGAGATAGCCCTTCGGATCGGCCAGTCCGTCGATATGGTCGACGCGTAATCCTTGGACCTGTCCGGAACGAACCAATTCGATGATCAGCCGATGCGTGTCGTCGAAGACCCGCGGGTCCTCCACGCGCATTCCGACCAGGCCTGCCACCTCGAAGAAGCGCCTGTAGCTGAGGTTTTCGGCGGCATCTTTCCAATAGAGCAATTGCCAATGCTGTTCCGCGAGAAGTTTTCTCATGGCGGCCGCATCCCTCGAAAATGCGCGCAACCGCTCCGCATCCGTTCCTATGTCCGCGGCCAGCCGCTCGACACTTTCGATCGAGAGCGGAAGCAGATCGTCGAAGTAGGCTAGATATACGCACCCATTTGTAGCCTCGTAGCGAAGATGAAAGTCCGCCGCGGCCAGGCTCTCCTCGAATGGGCGTCCCAGAAGCGGCAAGGTGAGCTTGCGGCGCCAGTCGATATCGAAATGGCCGGCATAGGCGCTGCCCGATCCTCGCTGTAATACGTCACGCCACCACGCGTTTTCAACGGAGGCGGCCATATGGTTGGGAACGATATCGAGGATCAAGCCCATGCTCGCCTGCTGCAAGGCCGCGCAGAAAGCATCGAACCGCTCGCGACCGCCAAGCACCGGGTCGATCTCGTTCGCATCCGTGACATCATAGCCATGCGTCGATCCCTTTTTCGCTGCAAGGATCGGCGAGGCATAGACATGGCTGATACCGAGATCTTTCAGATAGGGAACCAGCTCCGTTGCCTTGTCAAAGGTGACATCTCCGCGA includes these proteins:
- the treY gene encoding malto-oligosyltrehalose synthase, yielding MTVLTSTYRLQFRGDVTFDKATELVPYLKDLGISHVYASPILAAKKGSTHGYDVTDANEIDPVLGGRERFDAFCAALQQASMGLILDIVPNHMAASVENAWWRDVLQRGSGSAYAGHFDIDWRRKLTLPLLGRPFEESLAAADFHLRYEATNGCVYLAYFDDLLPLSIESVERLAADIGTDAERLRAFSRDAAAMRKLLAEQHWQLLYWKDAAENLSYRRFFEVAGLVGMRVEDPRVFDDTHRLIIELVRSGQVQGLRVDHIDGLADPKGYLEHLRQAVGPDTFIVVEKILARGETLPADWPVSGTTGYEFIAAMADLFVNEEGLRKLDEAYRSVSEEDADFAAGLRRAKLLMVERNFAGETRRLTILACSIFPDCDAEEIAAALRELLVAFPVYRTYGYRRAASSDDVAVIESACEKARSRLPTVDALDALGRLLKGDVAAAEALEFRARFQQLSGPIMAKAVEDTLFYRYNRLIALNEVGGEPHMPPGSVAAFHQSMTDRFRRQRRGLSATSTHDTKRGEDARARLYGLTQDPDAWIAGVERWRNMNSPLRSSLADGPAPEPNIEWMLYQTLAGIWPQDLERADRNALKERFCAYALKSIREAKLRTDWMDENPSYEHAVQAYAAALFSEDNQDFIRDFDRMLRPFMELGFRNSLSQLLIKLTAPGIPDIYQGTEGLDFSLVDPDNRRPVGHLWTDTGAAGPLASDAASLKRHVIRKVLRYRNQHPLLFLEGEYVPLETSGARASNLVAFARVHEREIAITIVPRLVDMPSSDFWKDTAVTMPRELNAPLYDLLTDKPSSAGNLLAAQLFADHSLSLLMGDR
- a CDS encoding ATP-binding protein translates to MRVVELGWDGHAALLASLRDVSAQRAADERRRQSQKMEAIGRLAAGIIHDFNNLLAVFDSGVKLLERQLEQDPTHPNVKLLLDQLRKRIGNGGALTQQLLAFSRRQTLAPETIDINERIESLTRLLEQTLGSGVKVRRNLGADPNEVHIDANQLDVALLNLAVNARDAMAGHGTLSIETSNAIDERGDLDTAATSFVRITVRDDGCGMSQETVAQVFEPFFTTKPEGEGTGLGLSQVYGFVHQSGGHVRIDSKLGEGTSIHLFLPYAADGGD
- a CDS encoding PAS domain-containing protein, with protein sequence MNNGDDARNATEAGDMATDEHRAGISQLSFQRLVETIADGVLVVDLAGDVLYANPAAGQIFGQPTEKLVHVPLGRPVVSGEATELTVQAKWAAR
- a CDS encoding IS110 family transposase, producing MTASYEYHIGVDYHKSYSHLVVQDSVGKTLRSGRVKNDRQSLGGFLERYRENSHAVVEATRNWMVIYDWLDDICDDVVLAHPLKVKAIADAKIKTDKIDATVLAHLLRADLVPEAWAPSDKARELRVALRERMFYVRLRTMVKNRIVTVFDRYPEQTAQLKKLGDLFGKAGRVQLAQVKVSEIDRIQIDRGLDFIGDIDVRIKQSEATIRAMTRANGNVKLLKTIPGIGEFFARLIDAEIDDIKRFRNPKKLAAYAGLVPSTYSSGGKTFHGKIIRQGNKWLRWAFVEAVTPAIVTDPQLRAQYEHLKLRGVNKARVAIARKLLTIAFQILRDQRAYEPRGESTTEGASTISRLS
- the glgX gene encoding glycogen debranching protein GlgX, which gives rise to MTEGGKRHAIEPGDFTRLGANYDGEGVNFALFSAYAEKVELCLFDESGKQEIERIALPEYTHEIWHGYVPGLKPGALYGYRVHGPFDPLNGHRFNANKLLVDPYARELVGNIEWSQAQFAYRLDDEQKDLSFDETDSAGQMPKCRVVELKNEAPDKRPSVAWPETIFYEAHVKGMTMLHPAIPEPLRGTFDGLGHGVVVDYIKSLGITSIELLPIHFFPDDSHLLDKGLRNYWGYNSLAFFAPATRYYGPKGLEGFREMVRAFHDAGIEVILDVVYNHTAEGNELGPTLSFKGIDNFSYYRTLPDQPRYYINDTGTGNTINTSHPRVLQMVTDSLRYWVEEMHVDGFRFDLGTILGREPQGFDQRSGFFDAVGQDPVLAKVKLVGEPWDIGPGGYQVGGFPPGWAEWNDKYRDTVRDYWKGTPGMTRDFAARILGSGDVYDLRGRRPWASVNFIAAHDGFTLNDLVSYNEKHNEANGEDNNDGHNDNRSYNYGAEGPTDDEAINTVRERQKRNFLATLFLSHGAPMLLAGDESGRSQMGNNNGYCQDNELSWLHWDDRYGSAEALYNFVKRLIALRQAHSILKRENWRDGLIVTWLNPSGGGQTDDQWDDEANTAIGLRLSREQPFEEGWDDVLVLFNPHDGDVDFTLPDDKRWALELSTSHPDGQDRGGADKKFLKLEARSLSLLRPA
- the kaiC gene encoding circadian clock protein KaiC, giving the protein MTATEEPIIDPVLERVKTGIAAFDDLVMGGLPRGRTTIVGGTPGSGKTVFATQFLAHGITDLNEPGVFVTFEEPPAEIEVNMASFGWDLRGWREKSRLAFVDASPRNRDELVVGEFDLAGLLARILHAVKATKAKRIVLDSLTQLFDHFVADPTTVRRELLRTATALKKEGLTVLMTAERNSEYGDISRHRIEEFVADNVVILRNALERERRRRTIEVLKMRGSRHVEGEVPITLVENQGIVAVPLSSLRLEQQSSTKRVTSGIAELDGMTSGGFFRDSVTLVSGATGTGKTLLVTNFLAGGVAAGERALLVGYEESRGQLFRNARGWGVDFEAMEEDGKLKVVCLYPEAQSLPDHLLMIRELVEEFKPDRFAVDSLSALERIAPDTGFREFLISLTSFIKKREIAGLCTATNKSLVGGQSASEQHISTLTDSIILLRYIQEVA